CGGCGTCAGCGTCCTGCCGCCCGGCGCCACCGCCCTCGTGCGGCCGGGCTCCGCACCCGTCGTACGGCGTCGGGGCCCCCGCCCCGGCACCCCGACCGGCGACACCCACGGCACCCCCGGCACCCACGACACCCAGGACCTCCTGCGTCACGAGGTCCGCCGGCTCGCCCACGCCGAGGTACCCGTCTGCGCGATCACCAGCGGCGGCCTCGACTCCGGCCTCGTCACCGCGCTCGCCGCCGAGTACGCCCGCGAGACCGACGCCCCGCCGCTGCACACCTTCCACCTCACCTACCGGGGCAAGTGGCCGGACTCCGAGGCGGCGTACGCCCGTTCGGTGGCACGCCGGGCCCGGACCGTCCACCACGAGGTCTCCGTCGACCCCGACGAACTCTCCTCCCTCCTCACCCGGACCGTCCGCCACCTCGGCCAGCCCAACGCCGACCCCATCACCGTCTCCACGTACGCCCTCTTCCGCGCCGTCCGGCAGAACGGCTTCACCGTCGCGCTCGCCGGCGACGGCGCCGACGAGCTCTTCGGCGGCTACGACCGGATGCGCGCCGCGCTCACCGCCCCCGCCGGCGCCGACTGGGCGGGTGCCTACGCGGACGCCCTCTCGGCCGCACCCCGCCTCCTGCGCGAGCACCTCTACACCGCCAACTACCGCGCCCACATCGCCGATCAGGGCTCCGCGGCCGACCGCATCGAGCAGGAGCTGCGCTCCGCGGAGGCCGTCGGCGCGGACCGGCTCACGGCGACGACCGCGTTCGAGACGCGCTGGCGGCTCCCCGCGTACCACCTGCGGCGCGTCGACCACCTCTCCATGGCGTGGGCCGTCGAGGCGCGGATGCCGTTCTGCCAGCCCTCCGTCGTCGCCCACGCCCGCGCCCTGCCGACGGCGGCGCGGACGGGCAAGCGCGCGCTGTACGAGGCCGGGGCCGAGCTGCTGCCCGCGGGGGTCCTGCGGCGGCCCAAGCAGCCCTTCACGCTGCCCCTCGCGGCGATGCTGACGCCCGGCAGCCCGCTCCTCGACACCGTCCGCGAACTGCTCTCCCCGGCCCGGCTCGTCCTCGGCGGCAAGGTCCGCGCCGACCGGGTGCAGAAACTCCTCGCCCGCCAGCTCGAACGCCCCTCGCACCACGACGCCCTGGCCCTCTGGGGCCTCGCCGTCCACGAGCTGTGGACGGAGGTCGTCCAGGGAATGCGGATCCCGGTGGGCTGTGCGGCGTGAACTCCCGGGACCTTCCCGTCCCGAACCCGCTCCTGCACCCACGCCGGGGGCCGCGCCGGGCCCCGCGTGGGGCGGCGCCCCGGCAGGCACCTCCGATCCCTGCGCCTACGGCGCCCGCGACGGCTGTGCCGGGGCCCGTGCCGGGCAGGCGGGCGCCGCGGGCAGCAGGGCCCGCCGCCTCGCCACCGTCCCCGCCACCGTCGTCCGCGCCGAGGACGCCCCCGGTCCCACCCTCGTCGTGCGCCTCGACCGACTCCCGGTCGGGGCGCTCGCGCTCGGGAGCGAACTGGCGCGGCTACGCCAAGCCCTCGTCGGGACGGCGTACGCGGACCTCCACAAGATCGCCCTGTACGGCCCCGCTCCCGGTCCGGCCCCCGCCGGCCCCGCTCCCGGCCCCGCTCCCGGCCTTGTTCCTGCCCCCGGCCTTGTTCCTGCCCCCGGACCCGGCCTCGCCCCCGGACCCGGCCCTGCCCCCGGACCCGCACCCACCGCCGCCCCCACCCCCGCCCGGGACCTCGACTACCGGTTCGTGCAGGCCCTCCCCGGCGGTGGCTTCGACTTCCGGGCCGGCTGCGGGCACTCCCTCCTCGCCTGCGTCGTCGCCGAAGGCCGCCCCGGGCCCGTCACCGTCCGCGCCGTGACCACCGGCGACACCGTGCTCTGCGAGAGCGAGCCGCACGGCGACACGTACACGCTCAGCTTCCTCAAGGCCCCGAACGCCCCCGGCACCCTCCCCACCGGCCGCCCCGTCGACGTCCTCTGCGGGGTGCCCGTCTCGCTCGTGCGGTACGGCAACCCGTACGTCTTCGTCGACGCCCGGCACCTCCCCGAGGAGGCCCTCCAGGACCGCCTCCTCGCCCTCCGCGCCGAGGCCGCCCGTCTCCTCGGGCACCCCCCGCACTCCGCGCTCCCCAAGATCGCCGCCTTCTCCGCGGGGCCTGACGGGGTCTCCGTCCGCGCCCTCACCGTCGGCGGCTGGCACCCCCGCCTCGCCCTCACCGGCGCCGCCGCCCTCGCCGCCGCCGGAGCCCTGGACGGCACCGTCGTCCCCGCCCCCAGCGGCCCCGTCCGCACCCCCGGCGGCACCGTCACCGTCTCCGCCGCCCCCGACCGCGTCCGCGTCCACCACAAGCGCGCGAAGGTCCTCGGACGGCTGGAACTGCCGTGGCGTATCCACGCAACGGCGTGAACGCGCACCCCTCTCACGAGGCCCGCGGTCCCTTCTCTCTGCCACGCTGAAATGGACCGGCAATCGGTATCCGTGGGGAGAGCAGACGCTATGAAATTCGAGAATCTGCGTGTCGTCGTGACCGGAGCGTCCCGCTATTTCGGTCGCGCGCTCGCCGTCGGATTCGCGCATCTCGGCGCCGAGGTCTACGTCTCGGCGCGAACCGTCGAAGCCGCCGAACGCACCCGTACCGAAGTCATGGGATCGGCCCGCGACCGTATCCACGCCTTCGGCTGCGACCTCAGCAAGCCCGCCGAGATCCGGGAGTTCGCGGCCCGCGTCGGCGAACGCACCGACCGCGTCGACCTGTTGGTCAACAACGGCGCGCGCTGGCTCGACGGCATGGACCTGGAGGCCGCCAGCGACGCCGAGATCGTCGAGACGATCGAGTCCACGGCCGGTGGCACGGTCCTCATGGTGAAGCACTTCCTGCCGCTGCTGCGCGGCTCACTGCGGCCCGACATCGTCAACATGGTCGCCGTCCGCGACGCCGAGGGCGCCTCCGCCGCGACCGCCGGCGTCGCCCACGAGGCCTTCTGGGCGGCGAAGAGCGCGCAGGCCGGTTTCGCCGACATCCTCTCCCGCCGGCTGCGGCCCTCCGGGGTCCGGGTCTTCTCGCTCTTCCCGCCCGACTTCTCCACCTCGGACCCGCGTTTCGCGGAATGGGACGGATCGAATCCGGACGGCATAGCGCCCGACGAGAAGCTCACCACCCAGGCCCTTTTCGAATGCATCGTCTACGCCGTCGAGCAGCCGCGTGACTGCTTCATCCGTTCCTTCCACTTCGAGCCCCGCTGAAGCCCACCGCACCACCGCGTCAAGGAGGTCCCATGAGCACCCCCGTCTGGATCACCGCGACCCCTCCCGCCACCCACGGTGAACTCCACATCGGCCACCTCGCAGGGCCGTACGTCGCCGCCGACGTCCTCACCCGCTACCTGCGGGCCGAGGGGGAGGCGGTCCGGTTCACCACCGGCACCGCCGACCACGCCAGCTCCGTCGAGGTCCGCGCACTGCGCCACCACCGCAAGCCCGAGGAGGTCGCGGAGGGCTACCGTGCCGCGATCACCGCCGACTGGCTCCGCTCGGGCGTGGAGTTCGACCACATCGTGCGCCCGCGGCGCGACAAGGGGTACGGACGCTGGGTGCAGGACCTCTTCGGCCGGCTGTTCGCGCAAGGGGTCATCGCGCCGCGCACCCGCCTGCTCCCGTACTGCGAGCCCTGCGACCGCTGGCTGTACGGGGCGCACGCCACCGGCAGCTGCCCGCACTGCGGCGCGGTCAGCGACGGCGGCATGTGCCACGAGTGCGCCCGCCCCAACGACGGCGGCGACCTCATCGGCGCGCGCTGCGCGGTCTGCGACACCCCGGCCGTGGCCCGCCGCTGCCGCCGGCTGTACGTACCCCTGGAGCCGTTCCGGGAGACGCTCGCCGAGTACTGGGCGACGGCCGGGCTCCCGCCGCGGCTCGCCGCCCTCTGCGAGTCGCTCGTGGAGGACGGGCTGCCGGACATCGCCGTCGGCCACCCGGCCGAGTGGGGTCTCCCGGTGCCGGTCGAGGGCTTCCCCGAGCACCGCATCGACGGCTGCTTCGAGTCCGCCGCGATGCACCTCTTCGGCTACGACACCCAGGGCCCGCTGCCGCGCCGCGCCATCCACTTCTGCGGCTTCGGACACGCCTTCTGCCACGCGGTGCTGCTGCCGGTGCTGCTCCTCGCGCAGGACATCAAGCTGCCCCAGGACTTCAACGTCAACGAGTCGTACGTCATCGAGGAGGGCGTCCAGGAGGGCAACGTCTGGGCGCTCGACCTCCTCACCGAGTACGGCTCCGACACCCTGCGCCGACACGTCCTGCAGGCCCGCCCGCTGGGCCGCCGCACGGTCTTCCACCGGGAGCGCCTCGCGGCCGCCCGCAGGGAGCTGGACGAGAGCTGGAACAGCTGGCTCTCGCGGCTCTTCTCCTCCGTACGGGAGGAGTGCGGCGGCCTCTCCCCGCAGGCGCTGCCCGGCGGCACCGGCTGGGAGATCCTGGAGCGACGGCTGCACCGGGCCGTGGACGACCTGCGTGAGGCGTACGGCCCCGACGCCTTCGACCCGCGCCGGGCGGTCGCCGTCCTCGACGAGATGGTCCGCTCCGTGGCGGACTTCGGCCACGTCAACGCCCACGAGCGGTGCCGGCCCAGCACCTCCTGTCGTCATCTCCCTGCCCTCGCGGCGCAGTTGGCGGTGGCCTCGGCGCTCTCCGCGTGGGCGCGGCCGGTGATGCCGGAGGGTGCCGACCGGCTGGCGGCGGCACTCCAGGTGGCGCCGGGGCGGCCGGTCGACTGGCAGGCTCTGACGGGTCCTCTGCCGGGGACCCGGCTCGCACCGCCGTCGGGCCCGGTCTTCGGGTTCTGAACCTCCTTACTACTAAGCAACTAAGTACTCCAGTACCTCGGCACTCCGGTAGGCCGGCATCCCGATCCGCCGGTGTCCGAGTCCCCCCTGCCGCGTGACCGTGCGCGCGAGCGACGCGCAGGGACACGTGGCCCCCCACTCCTCAGGAGCCCCACGTGTCCCTGCGCGTCGCCATGCTCAGCGTCCACACCTCCCCGCTCCACCAGCCCGGGACGGGGGACGCCGGCGGGATGAACGTCTACATGGTCGAGCTCTCCCGCGCCCTCGCCGAACTGGACGTGGAAGTCGACCTGTTCACCCGCTGCCGGGGCGAGGGACTGCCCCCGCTCGTCGAGCTCGCCCCCGGGGTGCGGGTCCGTCACCTGTACGCCGGGCCGCGCGGGCCGCTGCCCAAGGAGGCCATGCCGGACCTCGTCGTGCCCTTCTCGCTGGCCCTGCTCAAGGAGGAGCGGCGCTACGACCTGCTCCACTCGCACTACTGGCTCTCCGGCCAGGCGGGGCGGATCGCCGCCGTGGGCTGGCGCGTCCCGCTCGTGCACACCGCCCACACCCTGGCCCGGGTGAAGAACGCCTCCCTCGCCGCCGGTGACACCCCCGAGCCCGAGCTCCGGGTCCGGGGCGAGCACCAGGTGGTGGGCGCCGCCGACCGGCTGATCGCCAACACGGCCGACGAGGCGGAGGCGCTGCGCGCGCTGTACGGGGCGGAGGGGGAGAGGACCGAGGTCGTACGGCCGGGGGTCGATCTGCGGACCTTCCGTCCTGCCGACGGCCGGGCGGCGGCGCGGGCGCGGCTCGGGCTTCCCGCCGACGCGTTCGTCCCGCTCTACGCGGGCCGGATACAGCCGTTGAAGGGCCCGGACGTGCTCGTACGGGCCGTGGCCGAGCTGCTGCGGCTGGAGCCCGGGCTGCGCCGCAGGCTCCTGGTGCCCGTGGTGGGCGGTCACTCGGGCGCGAGCCGCGAGGGGACGGTCCGGAAGCTGGCCGGGGAGCTGGGGGTGGCCGATGTGCTGCGGGCGTTCCCTCCCGTCCCGCAGGAGCGGCTCGCGGACTGGTACCGGGCGGCGGACGTGCTGGTGGTGCCCTCGCGCAGTGAGTCCTTCGGCCTGGTGGCGCTGGAGGCGCAGGCCTGTGGGACGCCGGTGCTCGCGGCGGCGGTGGGCGGGCTGCCGACGGCGGTGTGGGACGGGGTGACGGGGCTCCTGGTGCAGGGGCACGACCCGGCGGAGTACGCGGGCCGGCTGCGGTGGCTCGCGGCGCGTCCGGAGGTGGTGGAGACGATGGGGGAGGCGGCGGTCCGCCATGCGCGCGGGATGAGCTGGCGTGCTTCCGCCGCCCGGACCGTCGAGGTGTACCGGGGGGCTCTCGGGCAGGGGTTGGGGCAGGGGCGGCGGCACGCCCCTGCCCCGGCGGCCCCTCTCTCCTGGAGGAACGAGAAGGCCGTAGCACAAGTCTAGCATCTCTTTTGGTTCGACCAAAGGTATGGAGAGCTCCGGATCGCCCAATTCCGTTGCGGAGAAGGCGCATTGACGCATCCACGCCATGGCGGGTCCACGCAGAGGCAATCCCTGGATCGACTTAGGGGGGTCGGGACAGAATGAAGACGTCTTCAGGGAACGCCCGGCGGCACGGGCCCCGGAAGACGGAATTCACATTCCAACTCCTGGAGGAATCATGTCTGCTGAGCACGCCACGGGGATGCGCAAGACCGTCCGTCAGTTCGCCCTCGCCGCGGCCGCGTGTCTCGCCGTCGTCGGCGGCGCGGCGCTGGCGACGGCCCCGAACGCGGTCTCGGCCCCCCAGCACGTGGTGGCCGACGGAGCGACCGACGGCACCACCGCCACCCCCACCCCCACCCCCACGCCGTCTCCGTCCAACGGAAACGAGTGGGACCGTGTCCCGACCGCGATATCTGCCAATTGAGCCGTCGGGTAAAAGGCTCCGTGGCCGCCTGTTCCGGGCAGCCGCGGAGCCTTTGTCTTTTCCTTCGCCCCTGAGTTCCGCGGCAATTCCCCGGAGGGCGGGGCCGATTCCGCGCCGTCAGTCGACCCAGCCCAGTCGATAGGCGCGCACCCCGGCCTCGAACCGGCTCGTCGCGCCCATCTCCTGCATCAGTTCGGAGAGCATGCGGCTCACCGTCCGCAGCGACACCCCGAGTCCGCGCGCGATCTTCTCGTCCTTCATGCCGGAGGCGAGCATGCGCAGCGCCGCCCGCTGCTGCTCCGAAAGCCCGTCGCCGCCCTGATCCGGTGCGGATCCGTCCCCGTACGGCAGGGCCGTGTGCCAGCAGTGCTCGTACAGCGCGAGGTACGAGCGGACGAGGGCAGGGCCCCTGGCCAGCACGGCCCCCGCCGCCGGCTCGGCCGGATCGACCGGCACCACCGCGAACTGCGCGTCCGCGATGATCAGCGGCATGGGTACCGCCGACGCGATCCGCACCTCCACCCCCGCTTCGACCCGGCGCCGCAGGTGCTCCGCCACCTCGGCCGAGGCGCAGACCTGCTCGCTGTACATGGCGCGAACACGCACCCCGTTCTCGATCTGCCGCCGGTCCCGGCTCAGGACCCGCTCCCCCACCTCGCGCTTCAGCGACGTCAAGTGCATGGACGCCAGGCTGTGCTGGATGACGTCCGTGATGTCCTCCAGGACCTGCTGGATCCGCCGGTAGTCGCTGAGGAGCTCCACGTCGACGTCCGAGCGGGTGAGGGAACCGGCCCGCAGGAAGGACCCCGCCAGGGTCTCCAGCGTGCCGTACGCGCGGTCCGCCTCGTCGAGGTGCTCGCGCAGCTGCTCGCGCTCGCGGTGCAGCAGTCGCAGCAGTGCTATCTCCGGGTCGATCACCGCGACGGTGTCGCCGTCCTGCTGCCGGCCCGCGTCGCCGTCCCGGAGCTCCGCGCGGTCCCCGTGCTGGGCGGGGTTGGTCGGCACGATGAGCCCGAGGTCCGACAGCTCGTCCCGACATCGCTCGTACTCCTGCGGGGCGAGCCGGAGTTGGGCACCGACCTCGCGGAGGCTCGACACGCCGCGCCTGCGCAGTTCCTGATAGAGAGTCACCACGGGATCGGCGGAGCCTTCCGGACTCCCGGCTCCGTTCCCCGTACCCGTACCGCCGCCGGTGGTGATCAAGGCGAAGTGACCCCCTGCTCCCTCGAGTCGCGCCGCCGTCGCTGTGTCACACGACCCGGCGCCCGTCCGTCATGCCGATCTGACCGATCCGACACCCCCTAGTGGTATACCGCCCTTACCCCGTCCGGTCGGCCCCCTCGCCGTCCAGCAGGCCGAGCCGGGACGCCTTCACGCCCGCCTCGAAACGGCTCGCCGCCCCCAGCTCCTGCATCACCTCGGAGAGCAGCCGGCTCACCGTCCGCAGCGAGACCCCGAGATTGCGCGCGATCTGCTCGTCCTTGATGCCCGAGGCCAGCATGAGGAGCGCCGCGCGCTGCTGCTCGGAGAGTCCGTCGCCGTCCTTCTTCGTCTCCTCCTCCTCGCCGTACGGGGCCGCGGCCGTCCAGCAGTACTCGTACAGCGCCAGGTACGAGCGGACGAGGCCGGGCCCGCGCGCGAGGATCGAGGGGGAGGACGGGTCGTGCGGGTCCGTCGGCAGCAGGGCGAAGTTCTCGTCGGCGAGGACCATGTTCATCGGCACGACGGAGGCGAACCTGACCTCCACGCCCAGCGCCGCCCGCTCTTCCAGGTGCTGCGCCATCTCCGGCACCGAGGCGGCCCGCCGGCTGTACATCGCCCGGATCCGGACCCCGCGGCCGACCCACAGGCGGTCCTGCGCGAGCTCGGCCGGCAGCTCCTCGCGGCGGACGGAGCCGGTGTGCATGAAGTGCACGGCGGTCCGAACGGAGTCCGTCAGGTCGGCGAGGTCCCGGCGCACCCGCCCGAGGTCGTCGACGATCTCGACCTCGATCTCCCCGCGCGGGGTGGCACCGGCCCGCAGGAACGGTCCGGCGAGGGCCTCAAGTGCGGTGTGGGCATGGCTGGTTGCGGTGAGTCGTTCCTGGAGCCGGTCGCGTTCCCGGCGCAGCAGCCGCAGCAGCGCGACATCGGGGTCGACGACGACGGGGGTGGTGGGGGTGGTCAGGCCTAAGGAGGTGAGCTCGTCGCGACATCGCTCGCGGTCCTCGGCGGAGAGCTCCAGCCGGTCCGCGACCTCGTCGAAGGTCGCCTCGGGCCGGGCGCGAAGTCCCTGGTAGACGGCGAGAGCCTGTTCGCTGCCCGTACGGGCCACGGCGGCGTTTCTGGACACGGCGCAGCAGACTCCCCTCGGGTCACATGCGGACCCTGATGAATCGCCCCGCTAGACCCTGCCACATATTCGAACGACACGCACGGAGTTCGCCGCAGCTCAGGGGGGTGGCTTGGAGGCGTCCAGGGGGTGGTCAGGGGGGCGTGAGGTGCGGGACAGGGACGGGCTGGGACGGGTACGGGCTGGGACGGGCGCGGGCCGGGGCGCGCGCGGGCCGGGGTGGGTATGGCCGGGGCGGGTACGGGCCAGGGGGTGGGTATGGGCCGGCGCGGGTGCGGGCCGGGACCGGCTCAGGCGGCGGGGGCGCTCGCCCGGCAGTCGGGGCACAGGCCCTTGAACACGATCTCGGCGTCCTCGACCTGCCACTCCGGCAGCGCGCCCCGGGGCGGCTTCGGCGCGGCCGCGTCCACGTTCTCCACCCGGCCGCAGACGACGCACAGGGCGTGCTGGTGCGTGGGGCCGGAGACCTCGAAGACGGCGGGCAGGCCGGGTCGGTCGAACTTGCTGACCAGGCCGGTCTCCTGGAAGTGCCGCAGCATCTCGTAGACGGCCTGGCTGGTCAGCGTGCCGAGCCGCTCGCGCGCGGTCGTGGTGATCGCCTCGACGTCGAGATGGCCTCCGGCGGCGAGCACCGTGAGCACCTCCAGGCGCGGGCCCGTGACCCGCAGCCCGACGTCGCGCAGGCGCTGGATCACCGCCTCGCGGCCCGTCAGCTCTTCCACGACTGCCATCTTCTCCGCCCGCCACCTGGTCGGCTCAAACTTTTGTGGGCATCGTACCTCTTGCCTGTCAACGTCGTCAGTCGTCCGTCCTGCACACCAGCAGGACGCTCTCGGTCCGGTCGTCGATCCGGTGGCGCCGCCGGCCCTCGATGTGGAGGCCCGCCGAGTGCAGCTCGGCGGCGAGCCGCTCCGGGTCCACGATCCACTTGTCGGTGGTCAGCACGACCCGCTCCGTGGAGAGCTTGCCGGTGCGGGCCGTGTAGTACGTGATCCGCTCGCTCATCGACGGCAGGTCGAAGACCTGCCGTGCCACCACCCACTCGTCGATCCCGTCGAAGCGCGGCACCTGGAAGGCCCAGGTGCGCTGCGGTTCCGCGATCAGGCCGGGCAGTTGGTGCGCGGTGTAGTCGAGGGCGAGCGCCCCGCCCGCCTGCAGGTGGGCGGCGACCTCCCGCAGTAGCTGCGGCCGGCGCGCGGGCGGGACGGCCGTGACCATCGCGCCCGCGAGCAGGGCCAGCCGGTAACTGCCCTCCAGTCGCAGGTCGTTCAGGTCGGCGCGGTGTGTGACGACGAGCTGGGCGACCTGTGGGCCGATCCGGCGGGCCCAGCTTTCGAGGCGCTCGAGGGCCGAGGCGTCCCGGTCCACGGCTTCCACGGCGAAGCCGTGCCGGGCGAAGGGGACGGCGAGCCGCCCGGCGCCGGAGCCGAGGTCGAGGACGGGTCCGCCGGTGGAGCGGGCGAGGCTGAGATACCGGACGATGTCCGCGCTGTGCGGGCCGAGCAGGGTGTCGTGCAGCCAGACCGAGCTCGGGTCGGCGGGGGATACCGACTCGAGCCCGGGGAGTGTGTCGGACGTGATCCGAACGCCGGAGCCGGGGGCGGGCTCGCACCCCCGCTCGTATCGGGACGGCAGGACCGGCGCGAGCGCTGCGGGCACGACGGGCAGGGAAGTGCCGCTCGGTGTGTGCATCGCTCCTCCAGGGGCTCGCTCGGTCCATGCCGTCCGGACGAGGTACCCGTGCCGCCGGGACCGCGCCGCTGAACCCATCCTGACCTGCTGGGGAGCCCCGATCCACCGGATCGGGCTGCGTGAACACGCGATGGCGTGGATCTGCCACGACCACCCGTTCGAGGGCCGCTCGGACCTGCGGCCGGGTGGTGCGGGCCTGCGGGGCGGGCGAGTGGTGCGGGCCTGCGGGGCCCGGCGAGTGAGCCGAAGGGGTGCGGCCGGGGGAACAGGGCTGAGCGCGCGGAGGCCCGTGAGGAACGATAGGGCCGAGCACGGTCGGCCCTGTGAGCCCGGCTGGAGCGCCCCGTGGGGGTCCCCCCCCCGCCGAAGGTAGGGGGAGAACCGAGCCTCAAGAGAGAAGCCGGCTCCACCGGGTCGGGCCGAGGGGGGAGAAACCCTGGTGCGCGTAGAAGGGGAGCGCCGGGTCTTCCTCCGCCGGGAGCTCGACCCGCTGGTCGTGGGCCCCGTAGGTCCGCATCCGGTCGCTGGCCGCGGCCAGCAGGGCCGTACCCACGCCTCGGCGGCGCGAGTCGTCCGCCACGGCGAGCGCGTACACCTCGCCCTCGCCCGGCACCGGGACCCCGCCCGCGGCGACGCCGACGACCGCGCCCGCGGGGCCGGTCGCGACGAGCCAGCCGAGCCAGCCGGGGGCGCCGCCCGGAATTTCAATTTCCGCGCGTATGCGGGGGAGTGCGCATTGCGCCGAGATCAGTCGCCGCATCGGGATTTCGTCCAGGATTCCCGCGTAGCTGCTCCGAATGACGTCGGCGAGCAGCCTGGATATCGTCGTCGCATCACCGGCCGCG
Above is a genomic segment from Streptomyces sp. NBC_00094 containing:
- a CDS encoding SDR family oxidoreductase; translated protein: MKFENLRVVVTGASRYFGRALAVGFAHLGAEVYVSARTVEAAERTRTEVMGSARDRIHAFGCDLSKPAEIREFAARVGERTDRVDLLVNNGARWLDGMDLEAASDAEIVETIESTAGGTVLMVKHFLPLLRGSLRPDIVNMVAVRDAEGASAATAGVAHEAFWAAKSAQAGFADILSRRLRPSGVRVFSLFPPDFSTSDPRFAEWDGSNPDGIAPDEKLTTQALFECIVYAVEQPRDCFIRSFHFEPR
- the mshA gene encoding D-inositol-3-phosphate glycosyltransferase codes for the protein MLSVHTSPLHQPGTGDAGGMNVYMVELSRALAELDVEVDLFTRCRGEGLPPLVELAPGVRVRHLYAGPRGPLPKEAMPDLVVPFSLALLKEERRYDLLHSHYWLSGQAGRIAAVGWRVPLVHTAHTLARVKNASLAAGDTPEPELRVRGEHQVVGAADRLIANTADEAEALRALYGAEGERTEVVRPGVDLRTFRPADGRAAARARLGLPADAFVPLYAGRIQPLKGPDVLVRAVAELLRLEPGLRRRLLVPVVGGHSGASREGTVRKLAGELGVADVLRAFPPVPQERLADWYRAADVLVVPSRSESFGLVALEAQACGTPVLAAAVGGLPTAVWDGVTGLLVQGHDPAEYAGRLRWLAARPEVVETMGEAAVRHARGMSWRASAARTVEVYRGALGQGLGQGRRHAPAPAAPLSWRNEKAVAQV
- the asnB gene encoding asparagine synthase (glutamine-hydrolyzing); this encodes MCRILGTIAAGADRPDPAELAAVSARQRHGGPDEHQVLGGPGWSLGCDRLAVTDPCGGQQPYRLPHLPGILAVLNGEIYNHAELRRTLAARGHRFPDRCDGTVLPALYAEYGPAFAEHLDGMFAVAILDLRPGSAQLVLAVDDMGMKPVYLHHDPYDGSTRFASEIPALLAFEGVRISPRDDALDTVLATRTSFSTHTALDGVSVLPPGATALVRPGSAPVVRRRGPRPGTPTGDTHGTPGTHDTQDLLRHEVRRLAHAEVPVCAITSGGLDSGLVTALAAEYARETDAPPLHTFHLTYRGKWPDSEAAYARSVARRARTVHHEVSVDPDELSSLLTRTVRHLGQPNADPITVSTYALFRAVRQNGFTVALAGDGADELFGGYDRMRAALTAPAGADWAGAYADALSAAPRLLREHLYTANYRAHIADQGSAADRIEQELRSAEAVGADRLTATTAFETRWRLPAYHLRRVDHLSMAWAVEARMPFCQPSVVAHARALPTAARTGKRALYEAGAELLPAGVLRRPKQPFTLPLAAMLTPGSPLLDTVRELLSPARLVLGGKVRADRVQKLLARQLERPSHHDALALWGLAVHELWTEVVQGMRIPVGCAA
- a CDS encoding class I tRNA ligase family protein, translated to MSTPVWITATPPATHGELHIGHLAGPYVAADVLTRYLRAEGEAVRFTTGTADHASSVEVRALRHHRKPEEVAEGYRAAITADWLRSGVEFDHIVRPRRDKGYGRWVQDLFGRLFAQGVIAPRTRLLPYCEPCDRWLYGAHATGSCPHCGAVSDGGMCHECARPNDGGDLIGARCAVCDTPAVARRCRRLYVPLEPFRETLAEYWATAGLPPRLAALCESLVEDGLPDIAVGHPAEWGLPVPVEGFPEHRIDGCFESAAMHLFGYDTQGPLPRRAIHFCGFGHAFCHAVLLPVLLLAQDIKLPQDFNVNESYVIEEGVQEGNVWALDLLTEYGSDTLRRHVLQARPLGRRTVFHRERLAAARRELDESWNSWLSRLFSSVREECGGLSPQALPGGTGWEILERRLHRAVDDLREAYGPDAFDPRRAVAVLDEMVRSVADFGHVNAHERCRPSTSCRHLPALAAQLAVASALSAWARPVMPEGADRLAAALQVAPGRPVDWQALTGPLPGTRLAPPSGPVFGF
- a CDS encoding helix-turn-helix transcriptional regulator, with amino-acid sequence MTLYQELRRRGVSSLREVGAQLRLAPQEYERCRDELSDLGLIVPTNPAQHGDRAELRDGDAGRQQDGDTVAVIDPEIALLRLLHREREQLREHLDEADRAYGTLETLAGSFLRAGSLTRSDVDVELLSDYRRIQQVLEDITDVIQHSLASMHLTSLKREVGERVLSRDRRQIENGVRVRAMYSEQVCASAEVAEHLRRRVEAGVEVRIASAVPMPLIIADAQFAVVPVDPAEPAAGAVLARGPALVRSYLALYEHCWHTALPYGDGSAPDQGGDGLSEQQRAALRMLASGMKDEKIARGLGVSLRTVSRMLSELMQEMGATSRFEAGVRAYRLGWVD
- a CDS encoding cyclopropane-fatty-acyl-phospholipid synthase family protein, translated to MHTPSGTSLPVVPAALAPVLPSRYERGCEPAPGSGVRITSDTLPGLESVSPADPSSVWLHDTLLGPHSADIVRYLSLARSTGGPVLDLGSGAGRLAVPFARHGFAVEAVDRDASALERLESWARRIGPQVAQLVVTHRADLNDLRLEGSYRLALLAGAMVTAVPPARRPQLLREVAAHLQAGGALALDYTAHQLPGLIAEPQRTWAFQVPRFDGIDEWVVARQVFDLPSMSERITYYTARTGKLSTERVVLTTDKWIVDPERLAAELHSAGLHIEGRRRHRIDDRTESVLLVCRTDD
- a CDS encoding helix-turn-helix transcriptional regulator; the encoded protein is MSRNAAVARTGSEQALAVYQGLRARPEATFDEVADRLELSAEDRERCRDELTSLGLTTPTTPVVVDPDVALLRLLRRERDRLQERLTATSHAHTALEALAGPFLRAGATPRGEIEVEIVDDLGRVRRDLADLTDSVRTAVHFMHTGSVRREELPAELAQDRLWVGRGVRIRAMYSRRAASVPEMAQHLEERAALGVEVRFASVVPMNMVLADENFALLPTDPHDPSSPSILARGPGLVRSYLALYEYCWTAAAPYGEEEETKKDGDGLSEQQRAALLMLASGIKDEQIARNLGVSLRTVSRLLSEVMQELGAASRFEAGVKASRLGLLDGEGADRTG
- a CDS encoding N-acetyltransferase; its protein translation is MRRLISAQCALPRIRAEIEIPGGAPGWLGWLVATGPAGAVVGVAAGGVPVPGEGEVYALAVADDSRRRGVGTALLAAASDRMRTYGAHDQRVELPAEEDPALPFYAHQGFSPLGPTRWSRLLS
- a CDS encoding Fur family transcriptional regulator, which gives rise to MAVVEELTGREAVIQRLRDVGLRVTGPRLEVLTVLAAGGHLDVEAITTTARERLGTLTSQAVYEMLRHFQETGLVSKFDRPGLPAVFEVSGPTHQHALCVVCGRVENVDAAAPKPPRGALPEWQVEDAEIVFKGLCPDCRASAPAA